In Centroberyx gerrardi isolate f3 chromosome 7, fCenGer3.hap1.cur.20231027, whole genome shotgun sequence, the sequence AGAGTCTTTTTAAACATCTATATTTCTATATTCTCAACTCGCCACATTTCTCAACTGATCACATTTCTAAACAGCGTTTGAAGTTGTGGCACAATATTAGTATACAGTTTGCTACACAACGTGTGGAACTTTGATAAAAACAAGTGTGTCActgctgaaaaaagaaaatcatcatcataataatgaAGCCCATAAAAACCTAAACCAATGGGAAGCAAGTGGCGATTTGTTCCAGCCAATCCCAGGCGGAAGGTGGAGTGAGGATTTTAAAACTCCAAGTCAAGTTGCTCTATCGTCCAGGTCCTAAGCTCACATTCAGGACTTCTACTTCCACGACTGAACCTCCCATGACAGCCTAGGAAAACAAGCCGCacgaagaaaaacaaatacgCATAAGGGACACATGAGGAAAACAGCGGACGCGTATTTACTGAAATTGTTAAAGGAATCTACCATGGCGCACCGTGCGTAAAAGGCGCACTGGCCGTTCTGCTTCAAGCCTGAATTTAGCGGTAACGcttgttttatttaattgaaGATCCCAGAGTCTTTATTTTTCGGATTTTCATCCCCAAGACGCTGAccaaataatgttaaaaatgacagAGGAGCATGACAAGTGTGTCAGCGACCCACCGTGCAGTCCCTCGGGCACCAACAGCTCCATGTCCCAGGACGAGTCCGACTCGGATGCTCCGTCCTCACCGACCGGCTCCGACGGCCAAGGATCCCTGCTCGCCGGTTTGGGCAAGAAACTGGACCCCGAGGAAGACGACCGGTTCCCAGCTTGCATACGGGATGCCGTCTCTCAGGTCCTTAAGGGATACGACTGGTCCTTGGTGCCCATGCCCGTGAGAGGGAACGGGTCACTGAAAAGTAAACCTCACGTCAAGAGACCCATGAATGCGTTCATGGTCTGGGCGCAAGCGGCCCGTAGAAAGCTGGCAGATCAATATCCACACCTGCACAACGCCGAGCTGAGCAAAACCCTGGGGAAACTGTGGCGGTAAGGAAAATATTAGTTGGTTATAAAgacaaatataataataaacaggTTGCATTAAATATTACAAGAAAATCAGGAGGATATTAGCTTGTAATTGGTCACTGTTAGTACTAATTCGGATACAGATAAAattttatgtattattatgaattatgtaaatgtaaattatgtATTTCAGTCTCACTTTTACTGAATTGTAAACCTTTTATACATGTAaataatttagaaaaaaatacataaaatgagtCAATTTGCTGCTAATCGCTCAATACTGACAAAACTCTAAAGTAACTTGAGCTAAGCATTTTTGTaactgcatgtatgtatgtatttatgtatttacatttttacttacttttttacaaatgtatttatttttactgtagcTTGCTCTCAGAGAGTGAAAAGAGGCCGTTtgtagaagaagcagagaggctTCGCGTTCAGCACAAGAAAGACCATCCAGACTACAAGTACCAGCCTCGGCGAAGGAAGAATGTGAAACCAGGCCAGAGCGACTCGGACTCAGGAGCCGAACTGGCACACCATATGTATAAAGCTGAACCAGGGATGGGAGGACTTGCAGGGATGGCTGATGGGCACCACCATCCTGAACATGCAGGTGTGCTGTTGAATATAATACAAGAAATAATGTATAAAATACAACTGTGTGGATGCATGGGCTCTGTACTGGATTTTGAACGTTTTTGAGGCATTAAGTTACATTTTAAGCAGTTGCACATTGTTCTGATTTATGTTTTGTCTTTGGAGTGATTCAGTGATTAATTCAAGCTCTATACCTGATATTATCCTCTTTACAGGCCAACCCCATGGTCCTCCTACGCCACCCACTACTCCCAAAACAGACCTGCACCACGGGGTAAAGCAGGACCTGAAACACGAGGGCCGTCGCCTCCTGGACAGCAGCAGGCAGAACATTGACTTCAGCAATGTCGACATCTCTGAGCTCAGCACTGATGTCATCAGCAACATGGAGACCTTCGATGTGCACGAGTTCGACCAGTACCTCCCGCTCAACGGCCACGCCTCTGGCTCCTCCGCTCTGCCCTCAGACCACAGCCACGGGCCGGCTCCAACGGCCGGCGGCTCCTATCCTTCCTCCTACAGCCACGCCGGTGCCAACGGGTCAGCTTGGAGCCGCAAGAGCGCcatatcctcctcctctccctcgacCGGCGAGGTGGGCCAGCACCGGCCCCACATTAAGACGGAGCAGCTGAGCCCCAGCCACTACAGCGAGCACTCCCATGGCTCACCCTCCCACTCCGAATACGGCTCCTACAGCAGCCAGGCCTGCGTCACCTCCGCCACGTCAGCTGCCTCGGCCGCAGCCTCGTTCTccagctcccagtgtgactATACTGACCTCCAGAGCTCCAACTATTACAACCCTTACTCTGGCTACCCCTCCAGCCTCTACCAGTACCCCTACTTCCACTCTTCCAGGCGACCCTATGGCAGCCCCATCCTCAACAGTCTGTCCATGGCTCCTGCTCACAGCCCCACTGCCTCCAGCTGGGACCAGCCGGTCTACACCACTCTGTCTAGACCTTAGGGGGCTAGAGACGGTCACTTCGCACCAGGTCCTATAGAGCGCTGAGACTCATTCAGATTGATGCACTACTAATGAAGGaagtaaggaggaggaggagagcggtaGGGGGTTGTAGGCTACCTGTGCCCATTTGAACacgaaacaaacaaataaaaaaaaaaaaaaagtgcctgCTGATTTTATACAAAGTTATATCATTGCgatgaaaacacatttgtacaGACTTTTTACACAAAGATTAATTGTGTTATTGGTGAGCCAAACTCCTCCGTGAGGACATATCGCCTACGCCTACATCCTGTACATCCCCCTTCTTTCCAGTTTAAGATTGCACGTGCGTGCACACTTGAGGTAAAGCAAAGGCCTGCCACTGAGTTGTGTAGGAGAGAAACAGTTTGGCCCAATTCTGTTGTGAAGCAGATGGAGAACCAGATACATTGGAGAATGTACCCGGGACCAATTAAGTGAATTTGCAGTAAGATTTACAATAAGGGCCAGAGCTATATCTCAGAATATTTGGCCATTTGCATCAGTGGATCAGTCTTAACTCAATGGCTCATATGAATCTTAAAGTGTCATTTTGGCATAGAAGTcttatatgtatttatgttcatacattatttgtttcttttttttgttcttaagTAGTTATACACATGTAATGTGGGTTTGGTTATTTACATTACTGTTTTGTCTTTAATGAAAAAAGGTAAATCAAGTGAAGAACAGTACAAGTACAGTACATTTGATATCATTCCGTTGAAGACCAATTACCAATAACATCTCCATTCCAAGTTGCAAGCAAACAGAGCAGGACCAACAGACTAGCACAGGACAGAACAGGTGTCTGAAAGCTATGCTTGGCAAATTGCGATTAGTCATGATCTAGGGTTAAAGGAAATGGGGTAAGATAACACCACACTCACTGAGTGACATGTCAGCTGGACCTACTGTATACGTGGTTGGACAACACacgcatatgtgtatgtgcatgtgtccgtgtgtgtctgtgtgtgtatgtgtgtgtgtgtgtgtgtgtgtgtgtcagagaggcagaaagtgtgtgtttgtgagtggcATTTCCTCGGGCAAGAAAAACTCCTAACTCATGACATAACACATCCCCGTTTCCACAGATAAAACAACTCTTCAGTGACAAATTAGCTTTGAACTTCAGGTCATCAGTTACTTATTGAAGGAACAGTACTTAAGTATTTTGTCATGAAAACAcatgaagagaaaggaaatagagagaaagagagagagtgtgagtacTTGCCCATGTTTATCTCATCAGCCATCAAGTGCCAACTCACTGTTGCAGTCTCGCGCAAAATGTATTTGTGCCTTCTAATGCttattttcagtatttcaatatgaaattgaattattaACAAACTTCAAGCAGCACACAATCAGTAATCCACACCAGAAACTCAGACAGTTAACTTACTCTTGATTATATTCTTAATTTGATATCATTCCTTACAGCCTTGGTTTAAATTCCGTTTCTGTGAGATTCTGTCCAAGAAAGGTACAGAGCATCATGCTCAAAGTTTTGTTCACAGAACAGTGTTTTTGTATATTATTATGGTGTATAATTTTGACAAAGGCTGTGAAAATTATTGTTGTACTATTAACTAGAGattcattcacacatgcacagctaACCCATTCGCTGGCCatttttttgtggaaaaaataaaagatactttttcttgatatttgtgtttgtcatttttgtttccGCAATGGGATTGGATTTAGTACTTGTTCATATTTCTTCTTAAAATATTTGGCAACAAATGTATTGggttcagtaaaaaaaataggtaaaaaaaaaaatgtaactttgaAGTGAGCGATGTTTATTGGTATGCCTTAGCACTCGAAATACCAGCTGTTCATACTTGCCTCCTTGTCTCACATCTGTCTACAGCTGTCTAGCTGCTGTGAGACCTTTAGGAAATTATTCTCTGCTCTCATTCCTCTAAACAAGCAAATATGT encodes:
- the LOC139909045 gene encoding transcription factor Sox-8 gives rise to the protein MLKMTEEHDKCVSDPPCSPSGTNSSMSQDESDSDAPSSPTGSDGQGSLLAGLGKKLDPEEDDRFPACIRDAVSQVLKGYDWSLVPMPVRGNGSLKSKPHVKRPMNAFMVWAQAARRKLADQYPHLHNAELSKTLGKLWRLLSESEKRPFVEEAERLRVQHKKDHPDYKYQPRRRKNVKPGQSDSDSGAELAHHMYKAEPGMGGLAGMADGHHHPEHAGQPHGPPTPPTTPKTDLHHGVKQDLKHEGRRLLDSSRQNIDFSNVDISELSTDVISNMETFDVHEFDQYLPLNGHASGSSALPSDHSHGPAPTAGGSYPSSYSHAGANGSAWSRKSAISSSSPSTGEVGQHRPHIKTEQLSPSHYSEHSHGSPSHSEYGSYSSQACVTSATSAASAAASFSSSQCDYTDLQSSNYYNPYSGYPSSLYQYPYFHSSRRPYGSPILNSLSMAPAHSPTASSWDQPVYTTLSRP